The genome window CCAACACCTCGCTAGCCGGAGAAGCAAACAATAGCAATTATTCCAccaggaagagagaagagattTACTTGTGTACTTGCATATTTTCTCTTAAGTAATGCTCTCAAAACCCTTCAAGCCTTCGGAAGCTGGCTCCTCCTTCCAGCTCAGAAGACGGGCGAGCATGGGAGAAGATCAAGATCTCAAAGGAAGCctcaaagcaagagaaaaagaccCAGAGGTCTTGCCCCTGGTCACTCAGCCCTGTGCTGAGGCACCACCGCTGCCGCAGCCAATAAAGACCAAAGCGCTCTCCTCTTCCTCGCAAAACTGGCTTTATCAGACCAACAGGTACGACTTCCCCCGTGCCTACTCACACGGTGAGCAAAGACAGAGCAGGTACGGTGAACGTTCTGTCTTCAGCACTGCCCAAAGGACGCAGCCAAGAGGCCAGAACATCAAGCACACATAGACATCCTCGCTAGAGGACACTCCATCAGCACCACAgcaataattaatttattttacgGTGGTGCTCAGTGATCTGCCCCTAAATACTTCTGAGAGAGAATTGGGGTAGCGGGCAGCGAGGGTTAAGGTGCAAAGCACCAACACTCTGAGAGCAGCAGATGAAGTCAAGATCCAGCCACGAGTTTTCCTGCggctttcttctttcccaccTGTGACTTGGGTGACAAGTGCTGCCACACTGACTGGGAAGCTTCAGCACATTAcattataataaataaagaGTCTGGCCACTTTCTACCAGAGAAGCTCAGGAAGGGTGGCTGGATCTTGCCAAACCCAAATTTCAAGGCTTTGAGAAAGTCATTTTGGTTTCTAGGCCATAAAGTAGTGTCAAGAAGCTGGTCTGGAGCctccagggaaggagggaaggggaatATGGCTCTGGACTCCCCCAAGAACGCTGCCAGACCTGTGAAACGCCGGGAGGAGGCAGAATTGCAGGTTTAGGGACCAGAAGTGCCCCGGTTTATCCCAGACGAGGTTTACAACCCTCGTTACCATCCCTCTGCAGGAACGAGGACTCTGCCCAGCCCCAATCCTGCGTATTTCTGCTTCGGCTCGCGTTTTCAATCAGCGGAGCAAGAGCCATTCTCGGCCATCAGAGGACTTGGGAGACCTTTCCCTTGACTCTGACTGGCTCGGGTTTTAGTCATCAAAACAAATCTAACCAGAAGATGTTTATGTTCCCACAGTATCTTGCCTCCCACAGGTGCCAAATGGCTTCGATGAACCACCTTCGCCTTGCCCAACACCAGATGCAGCGGAGAAGAGGGTGCCTCCGCCGGGGAGATGCTCTCCTCCCCCCCTCTCGGGCAGGGTCCTGACTAAAGGACCCCGTTTCGGCTCCCtccacccccctaccccccagCAGCTGAGCCCGTGGCCCCAGGACCCGCTGCCACCCCAAAGCCGGCAGCCTGACTCATGGCTCAGGGTCTGCAAACACCAGGGAGCGGAGAGTCAAGTTTCCCCTGGCAccagcccctctgcaccccATCTGAGGTaaccagccccctccccacagcgccctgccctcccaccccacccttcTGTAGGGGGGTTTCAAGCCCCCCTGAGCCCCTTATTCATGCCCGGAGGGTCCTCGCCACAACCTGCGGCCTCCTCCCCTGGAAAAGGTCAGCCCTGCGCCCACCAACCCCAGGGGAAGCTCAACCCCAaggcccccagcccagccccacgaAGCCCACCCTGCTCGGGCCTTGGCCCACAACCCTCCAGAGAGCCCAGCTTCGCCGCGCCCCCTCCCACGCTCGCCCCACGGGTGtgcccaccccccagccccacgggtGAGCCCAGCCCCACGGGCGAGCCcactccccagccccacgcagggCCCGGCCCAGGCCCAGAGCCCCTTCCTGCACACACCCAGCCCCACGCACCTCACAGACCTCCCACCCCCGCGCCCCCCGAGAGCCCGCCTCAGCCCCACACCCCCACGCCCCTCGCGACCCCCAGGCCTTCAAAGCCCCTCACCCCCCCGCCCCTCAGagcccccctcccacccccacagAGCCCCCCTCACCACCAGGAACCCCTCGGaacccccagccccgctccccccggctcCCGAGGAACCCCCCCCCGGCCCTCCGCCGGCGCCAGGCCCGGCCCCGTACCCGCCAGGCCTccgctgctgccgctgctgcccccCGACtcgggccccgccgccgccatcttggaTCTCCCTCCTCCTGCGGCGGCCGCCGGCTCGCGCGCGGCGCCCGcgcccctccccgccgggccccgcccctccccgccaAGCCACGCCTCTCCTCGCCGGGCCCCGCCCACAGATAGCACCATCCGGCCGGGGAGGGGAACACGCGGCGCCGGCCCGCAGAGCGCACGCGCAGGCCAGGCagctgccgcccccccccactTGGATTCGCCCCCGCGGGCGCGACCACCcggatgggggggggggggggggaagttgaGACACCCGCAGGGCGCGTGCGCAGGGGCCGCCGCGCGTCACGTGACGGGCGAGGCGCGAGCAAAACAAAGCCGGGGAGCACGTGGCGCACGGGACGTCACGGGTCGCCGTGATGTCAGGCGGTGACGTCATTTTCCCGGATTCCCTTCTCAAGGGCGCGACGTGACCGTACCGCGGGTGGCAGAgcccgggggcggggagggggtcTGCTCCCGTGACGTCCCGCGGGCCCAGCCCCGGtcttcccgccccccccgccccccgtgCGCAATGGAAGAGCCCTCCTCGCCCTGGCAGCCTGCCGTGCCCCCTCCGTACCTCCAGGGGGCGCCCGCCGCCATCGGCCGCTCGGCACTCGCTCTCTCCTGCCTGGCGGCGCAGCGGGCGGGCCCTGCAGGTCGCGCAGCGGAGCGCCGAtcgcggcggcggcgggatgAGCCTGGCGGAGGGTCGCGCCCCGCGGCGCACGGCCGGTAACCGACTCTCGGGGCTGTTGGAAGCCGAGGAAGAGGATGAGTTCTACCAGACCACCTACGGCGGCTTCACCGAGGTGCGGAGACGCCGCGGGCCCGGGAGGAAGCCTGGGCACGGGGGAGGGTGTCTCGGACGAACGCGCCTGGCGGTGTCccggtgctgggggggggggggggggtctggggggggggggagccccgggggggaTGTCTGGAGGGCCCGGGGCGGGTGGATGGGGAGCCCCGTGTGGGAGGTGGGGGTCCCCGGGGGGGGATTTCTAGGGGGCGCGGAGGCGGGTGGATGGGGAGTCCCgggaggggaaggtgggggTCCCCGGGGTAGCGGGAAGCTCCGGGTGGGGGATATCTGGGGGGTCCGGGAGCAGTGGATGGGGAGCCCCGGAGAGGGTATCTGGGGAGCCCCGGGGGTGTCCAGCCATTAGAGAAGTGGtcgtgcccccctcccccccccataGCAACGAGGCCGCCGTGGCCGTGGGGCGGGAGGGCAGTGGGGGGTGACACAGCCCCCTGTCCCCGCAGGAATCGGGCGATGACGAGTACAGGGGTGACCAGTCGGACAGCGACGACGAGGTGGACTCGGACTTCGACATCGACGAGGGCGAGGAACCCGCCAGCGACCAGGATGAGAGCGAGCCCAAGCGCCGCCGCCGTGTCGTCACCAAGGCCTACCGGGTGCGGGGGGGTGGCCGGGACCGGGCTGGGGGCTCCGGcatccccttcccagctccctgctgggaAAAGCCGAGGTTTAAGCGGGGCCAAAGCCGTGGCCTGGGGGAgtttttctccctcctcacGCCCTCTGCCCCATAGGAGCCCCTCAAAAGCCTTCGCCCCAAGAAGGCGgatgtccccagcagcagctcgcAGAAGCCACGAGAGGTGAAATCTGTCCCCTTGGAGCTGCAGGATGACATGGGAGACAGTGAGTGCGCACGGGACGGGGCTAGAAACGGGCCTCCTGCGTGAGAGCTGCCGGTGAGCCGGCCGGCCGGTGAGCCCTGCCCTCCCGCCGCAGGCAGGAAGCACATGCGGCAATCCACGACGGAGCACACGCGCCAAACCTTCCTGCGCATCCAGGAGCGGCAGGTCCAGTCCAAGCGTAAGAAGGGTGGCACCAGCTACGACCGGCCTCTGAcgcaggaggagctgctggaggaagccAAGATCACAGAGGAGATCAACCTCCGCTCCCTGGGTGAGCCAGGCGCCGTGCCAAGGGGTGCAGGGGCCCCCCGAAACGGCACAGGGAGAGGGGATGAGGGTGTCAGTGTGACGCTGAGCCTCCCCCTCGGCTTGTCGCTGTTTTTACAGAGAACTACGAGCGCCTGGAAGCCGACAAGAAGAAGCAGGTCCAGAAGAAGCGGAAGTGCGTGGGGCCAGTTATCCGGTACTGGTCCGTCACCATGCCCCTCGTCCCGGAGCCGGGCAAGGAGGAGAATGTGGATGTGGAGGGGTAGGTTGGGGTCACCTCGACGTGTCCCTCGTAGTTTTTTACCCCTCACAGACCCATCCGGGCCTCTCTGTCCCTGCCTCCCAACCCCGATCCCTCCCTGGGCTCCATTCCATCGTGGCAAGGGAGAAATGGGTTTTGGGCAGCGCCTTGGAGCCCCACGTGTCCCACACTCCAGTCCTGGGGGGCAGCTCGAGCAGAtttggcagctctgcccaccaTGGGAGCTCCCCTGGggtctccccctgccctgggggtcTCCTGGGCACTGACTGAGTCTCTTCTAGGTTGGACCAAGACCTGCAGCAGGCTgaagcagctccagccccgGCTCCAGCTTCCGCCGGGAAGTGCTCCCGCACCTTCATCTCCTTCAGCGACGATGAAACCTTCGAGCGCTTCTTCCCCAAAGCAAAACCGCCGCGGCTGCCGGTGCGGGAGATCTGCCCCGTCACCCACAAACCGGCTGTTTACCGCGACCCCATCACCGACATCCCCTACTCCAACATCCGCGCCTTCAAAATCATCCGGGAGGCCTACAAAAAATACATCACGGCCCACGGGCTgcccagcgccgccgcctccgccaCCTTGGGGGCCaccgctccccccggccccgaCCCCAACGTCCGTCCCACCCGCCAGAAGATCGTCATCAAGCAGAGCGTCCCCACGACCTgagtgctggggggctgcgggggacCCGTGGCCGCCGCGGGTTGAGGCCCGTCCTCGCTCTGACTCCTGCGGGTGACAACGGTTCGTTGCTTTATTTATcgccttcctttttttttttttttatattaaaaaagaaataaacccgAGTAGCCTGTATACAAGCAGGGTGCGGACTCCTATTTCTGTTAGATGCGCGGCACCGGGAGCACCCGCAGTAGGGGCAGGGTGCGTACCACCCCTGCTTTACACAGACCCTACAATAAACAAGCGGTTTGCTCCAAGCGCTGCTGCCCGTGCACCCCCCGAATGTGatttggggggctgggggggggcggggtggtgTCTCTTCCCCCAGAAAATCTTGGGGTGAAAGGGCTTAAAatgccccgggggggggggggggtgtcaggggTCTCTGAGGGGCCGCGGGGCCCCAGGCAAGAGGTTCAGCCTCTCCCTGTGGCCTCCCCCCgttccccccccagccagggGCACCCCAAGAGGTAACGGGGCGCCCCCGGGTCACGAGGGGCCCCCCACGGCCCAAGGGTGCCCCTGCATTgccggggtgctggggtggaGCTGGcgcggggctggcagggctcgATAACGCCGGCGATATGTGATCTCGCCCCTCCCCGCCGGCTCGCAGAATAAAACGCTGATCTCATGCCCTGCGCGGCCGGAGCCCTTGGCTCAGCACCGGGGCTCAGCACCACCGGGGCTCGCACCCAGGCAGGCTCCACCGCCCGGCCAGCCAGCGGCCAGGTAGGGCctgtggggggtgggggatcccggggggggggcatgTCACCCCCAGGGACAGGGGCTCCTGGGTTTGTCGGGGATCCCTGCTTTGAGGGATcccccaccccgcagcccccccagcttTCACCCATGGGTGTCTGGTCCCTCCCGGGGGCACCAGTTGCACgtgtgccccctgcccccagccctggggatgctggtgtcggggggggggtggggggtggggtggggcggAATCTCAATCCGGTTCCTCGGGGGGGACCCAACCCTGGTGCCAGGGGACTCGTGTCCTCAGCGCCCACCCCTGCTGCCCCTCACCAGGGAGGGGGGGATCTGTGCTGGGGGGGCAAAGGGGCGCTGGTGGGGCGGTCTGGGTggcactggagctgctgcaCTGGGATCTGCCCCCAGGCAGTGGGGGAGGCTTTGCGGGGGGGATGCTGGGTCCTGGTTTGGGGAAGAACCTTGACAATGCGCCTCAACTCCCCCAGAGCCCCTACGCGGGGGGTGCCCCACGGCCCCCCAGCTCAGTGGGAACCCAGCAGCACCCGGAGTTGCGAAGGCACCCTGTGGGCTGTGCCATGGAGGGGGTCCCTGTGGCGTGGGGTGTCCCCCCACGGTGTGGGGCATGTCCCCACCCCGGGGagcctcctgccagctgctcagCCCCCCTTGTCACCCCCCCaggccgccccccggcccgctgCCATGACGTCCTACcggcaggagctggagaagtACCGGGACATCGACGAGGACAAGATCCTGCAGGAGCTGTCGGCTGAGGAGCTGGCGCAGCTGGACttggagctgctggagatggaCCCCGAGGTGGGTCCCAGTGCCAGGGGGTGGCAAGCAGGATGAGTGCCATCCGGCCGTCAGGGTCCCCCCAGGGGTGACACGGTGTGTCCCCCAGAACGTGCTGCTACCGGCCGGGCTGCGGCAGCGGGACCAGACGCAGAAGAGCCCGACGGGGCCGCTGGACCGGGaggccctgctgcagcacctggagaAGCAGGCGCTGGAGGCTGGCGAGCGCGACGACCTGGTGCCCTTCACCGGCGAGAAGAAAGGTGCGGGGACCCGGGGGGTGACATGGCGGGGACAGTGGCGGGGACCAGGGGGCACGGGGCCCTGTGGTGCCGGGTATATTTAGCTCGGCAGAACCGTCCTCGCCAGCAGCTCGGGTGTCCTGGGCGAGCTGGGTCCCCGCCAGCCCCGGGTACGGCCACCCCCTGGCAATGTCACCCCCCCGTATGGCCACCCCCTGGCAATGTCACCCCCATTAATGCCACCCCTAGTACAGCCACCCCTGGCAATGCCACCCCCTGGCAACATCACCCCCACAGTAGTGTCACCCACTGGACACGTCCCCCctggccccccacccccggcagcATCACCCCCAGGCCAGGTCACCCCCCCGGCAGCGGCCgcatccccagcacccctgccagccccgtCCCTGGGCCACCATGCTCAGCACCACCGGCCTGTGCGAGGCCGGGCAGGATGCAACCCGCGTCCCCGCGCCCAGGGAAGCCCTTCGTGCCCAAGAACCCGACGCGGGAGATCCCACGGGAGGAGCAGATCACGCTGGAGCCCGAGCTGGAGGAGGCGCTGGCCAACGCCACCGAGGCCGAGATGTGCGACATCGCCGGTGGGTCTCGCACGGGGCAACCACGTCGCACCGCAGCCTCGCACGGGGCTGCTGCATTGCACCACAACCTCGCACCACAGCCTCGCACGGGGCAGCCATGTCGCACCACAGCCTCACACCGGGCTGGTGCATTGCACCACAACCTCACGCGAGGCAGCCATGTCGCACCACAGCCTCGCACGAGACCACGCTACATTGCATGACAACCTTGCATGGAGCTGCTGTGTTGCACCACAGCCTCGCACGGGGCAGCCATATCGTGCCACAGCCTTGCACGGGGCAGCCATGTTGCACACAGTCTCACACCAGGCTGGTGCATTGCACCACAACCTCACACAAGGCAGCCATGTCGCACCACAGCCTTGCACAGGGCAGCCATGTCGCACCACAGCCTCGCACGAGACCACGCTACATTGCATGACAACCTTGCATGGAGCTGCTGTGTTGCACCACAGCCTCGCACGGGGCAGCCATATCGTGCCACGGCCTTGCACGGGACAGCCGTGTTGCACACAGTCTCACACCAGGCTGGTGCATTGCACCACAACCTCACACGAGGCAGCCATGTCGCACCACAGCCTTGCACGGGGCAGCCATGTCGCACCACAGCCTCGCACGAGACCACGCTACATTGCATGACAACCTTGCATGGAGCTGCTGTGTTGCACCACAGCCTCGCACGGGACAGCCGTGTTGCACACAGTCTCACACCAGGCTGGTGCATTGCACCACAACCTCACACGAGGCAGCCATGTTGCACCACAGCCTTGCACGGGGCAGCCATATCGTGCGACAGCCTTGCACAAGGCTGCTGCCTCGCCTGGCCCCCTTGCACGGAGCTGCTGCGTTGCACCGCAGCCTCGCACGGGGGTAGCGTGTCCCACAGCAGCTTCACGGGGCGGCAGCACATTGCACAGCGGGGAGCACGTTGCACAAGGATCAGTGTTGCACGGTTGCacgcctgccccagccccgtgTCACACTCCACTCCCCGCTGCCAGGTGTGTgccgggccccccccccccccacctccctgggtCCCGGCCAGCGCCCGGCTAAAAGCAGCGCTGTGCCCCCACGCTCGGCTTTCACCGCTGGCCCCCGGCCCGCGCGCTCCCTGCGGCTTCCCCGagccccccggcagggcagggggggctgcagccacccccCAGGGGACACGGGGGGCCCTGGGGCACAGCTGACCCCCCCGGCCCCACAGCCATCCTGGGCATGTACACGCTGATGAGCAACAAGCAGTACTACGACGCGATCTGCAGCGGGACCATCTCCAACACGGAGGGCATCAACAGTGAGTGgcctggggacacagggacagggGACGTGGGGGATGAGCCACCCCCCGGACAGGGGCCACGGGGCTGTTTGGGGTGGATTTGGGGAGCAGAACCCCTCTGGGATACCCCGTGGTGACCCCACACACACGTGCAAACGCATGTGTCCCCACACGTCCGTGTCCCCACGCACGGGCACGCGCGTACCCGCACACACGCGTGTGCCCAGGTGTGGTGAAGCCTGACACGTACAAGCCGGTGCCGGACGAGCCCCCGAACCCCACCAACGTGGAGGAGACGCTGCGGCAGATCCAGGCCAACGACAGCACTCTGGAGGACGTCAACCTCAACAACATCAAGGTGAAGGACCTGGTGGCAGCgtccccagggtgctgctccctggggtgtccccatggggctgggacACCCTGTTccagggtgctgcctgctgtcctggggTGTTTGCCCTCACCCTGGGGTGGCTCCAGGGCACCCCAGGGCGCTGGTCGCCACCTGGGGGTATCCGTGTCCCTTTGGTGACATCCACTTGGTGCCACTTACACACCTTGGGTGACATCCAGCACCCTCTCAGGGATGTCTCTGTCTCCAAGGGCACATCTAAACCCCCTCGATGCCACTGACATCCCCCCCTGGTGACACCCTGCAGCCCCGGGGATGTCCCCAGCTGCTCGGTGACACCCATGTCCCCTTGCGGCAGGACATTCCCATCTCCACGCTGAAGGCCGTCTGCGAGGCCATGAAAACCAACACCCACGTCAAGAAGCTCAGCCTGGTGGCCACCCGCAGCAACGACCCCGTGGCCAGCGTGAGTGCCAGCCCCGTGTCCCACCATGTCCCCACACCTCTCcagactgggaggggacacggcccCTAACCCGGGCTCCACCCTGAGCACCAGCAAGGCCAGGTGACGGTGGCTTTTCCACCGTCACCTGGGGCATCGGTGGCCCAGGACGTGccaaaggggggggggggcac of Falco rusticolus isolate bFalRus1 chromosome 19, bFalRus1.pri, whole genome shotgun sequence contains these proteins:
- the VPS72 gene encoding vacuolar protein sorting-associated protein 72 homolog; translated protein: MSLAEGRAPRRTAGNRLSGLLEAEEEDEFYQTTYGGFTEESGDDEYRGDQSDSDDEVDSDFDIDEGEEPASDQDESEPKRRRRVVTKAYREPLKSLRPKKADVPSSSSQKPREVKSVPLELQDDMGDSRKHMRQSTTEHTRQTFLRIQERQVQSKRKKGGTSYDRPLTQEELLEEAKITEEINLRSLENYERLEADKKKQVQKKRKCVGPVIRYWSVTMPLVPEPGKEENVDVEGLDQDLQQAEAAPAPAPASAGKCSRTFISFSDDETFERFFPKAKPPRLPVREICPVTHKPAVYRDPITDIPYSNIRAFKIIREAYKKYITAHGLPSAAASATLGATAPPGPDPNVRPTRQKIVIKQSVPTT
- the TMOD4 gene encoding tropomodulin-4; amino-acid sequence: MPCAAGALGSAPGLSTTGARTQAGSTARPASGQAAPRPAAMTSYRQELEKYRDIDEDKILQELSAEELAQLDLELLEMDPENVLLPAGLRQRDQTQKSPTGPLDREALLQHLEKQALEAGERDDLVPFTGEKKGKPFVPKNPTREIPREEQITLEPELEEALANATEAEMCDIAAILGMYTLMSNKQYYDAICSGTISNTEGINSVVKPDTYKPVPDEPPNPTNVEETLRQIQANDSTLEDVNLNNIKDIPISTLKAVCEAMKTNTHVKKLSLVATRSNDPVASAVAEMLMENKTLESLNIESNFITSAGMISIIKAMYHNTTLSELKVDNQCQRLGDTVEMEMATMLEQCPSVVRFGYHFTQQGPRARAAIAITKNNELRRKQKKA